From one Callithrix jacchus isolate 240 chromosome 2, calJac240_pri, whole genome shotgun sequence genomic stretch:
- the LOC144581655 gene encoding uncharacterized protein LOC144581655, whose translation MRGASFLCICSPAVEGPPQAARTQDSHELKPRSCSTPDPSRRPSPQRPPGAAVGCAGHPGPEWEESPARPRPATPRLWAPGRRRRSRHCSGRCLLNSSQRASSKNNFPVGAAKVPGPWKVLGRPRSPRTPAPTPPSYPFWLFASSPRLPFCAARGSFLRTRRPHLPPWELFLRRQQERPARVLFSPETPEEASDEKTEAQKGKVLAQENKALEL comes from the exons ATGAGAG GGGCGAGCTTCCTGTGTATTTGCAGCCCAGCAGTCGAGGGTCCTCCCCAGGCTGCACGAACGCAGGATTCCCATGAACTCAAACCCCGGAGCTGCAGCACTCCCGACCCTTCTCGCCGCCCCTCGCCTCAGCGACCGCCAGGAGCTGCTGTAGGGTGCGCAGGTCACCCGGGGCCTGAGTGGGAGGAGAGTCCCGCCCGGCCGCGCCCGGCCACGCCCCGCCTCTGGGCGCCCGGACGCCGCCGACGCAGCCGCCATTGTAGCGGCCGCTGCTTATTAAACTCCTCACAAAGGGCTTCGAGTAAAAACAACTTTCCAGTCGGGGCTGCGAAGGTCCCCGGGCCCTGGAAAGTTCTGGGACGGCCGAGGTCTCCCCGGACACCCGCACCCACACCCCCATCGTACCCTTTCTGGCTTTTTGCTTCCTCTCCTCGACTTCCCTTTTGTGCGGCCCGGGGAAGCTTCCTCAGGACCCGCCGGCCCCACCTGCCGCCCTGGGAGCTGTTCCTCCGCCGGCAGCAGGAGCGTCCAGCTCGGGTTTTATTTTCGCCCGAGACACCCGAGGAAGCCTCAG atgagaaaactgaagcacagaaaggtaAAGTACTTGCTCAAGAAAACAAAGCTCTTGAATTGTGA